Proteins encoded in a region of the Stieleria neptunia genome:
- a CDS encoding PD-(D/E)XK nuclease family protein → MSFDLFPELLCRREFLGWDRPLLPGVVRHFIDQAGENGRLDLGDWIFVLPTAQSMLRFGRLLQSAADAQGFDYVAPRITTSGDLAEHLYQPEKPIAIEFEQTLAWARVLRHRDADSLRPLLPVLPESEAIGPWLELAGTLRRLTADLAAHDVGFEDVVAVADSDTEQARWELLQELFELYLGELATAGRSDPHQQRRRAIKRKTIRSGRAIALVGTSDLNPSVAKVIANVERDVVAFIAAPQEKQACFDWLGCLKPDAFADFQLPLIDDHLVPAADIADQATAVSEAVTQFATRYQPSEIAVGVTDDSHVAATEMQLDGCGFPTYRHVGWTVASTAVGRLLSLTATVVARPTWRSLAALVRHGDVHRFLHAQLNTTQRDTAPQDYLVPLDQMLANHLPVRLADPLPPAALKHYPAAEQLRCTVLAWLSPLVPEHLSDGPRATKPIADWCESLLQWLDSIYTGVETADASRPERRLTVEAVAKVRDLLTRFTQLSRHLDAPVTAASALEMIASRLADLRVGQDQDADDIQIHGWLDLALDDSPAMVVVGFNHPFVPSAVTSDPFLPGSLRSRLGIADNERRYARDLYATQLLLSTRRDIRLIVGKRSADAAPTPPSRLLAASSPPDVARRIRMLLAGTRDKVNIAHRWDSDRQTTELPIPEFHPDACPVKTMSVTAFKAYLECPYRFYLRHVLNLKPVDDLARELAANQFGDLVHGAVEHFGESAEKDEADEKRIFESLRHHLHQYAADQYGDHAESAVRLQVRQAERRLHFVAAEQAQRIQQGWRIHATEASVEESKGASITVDGKKMGLRGRFDRIDRNVQTGQWAILDYKTHGHKPEKKHLRKNRDTGQFEWIDLQLPLYRMMVPFLGIEAPPQEVQLGYFNVSDKAEETKINIAEFGEPLMDQAKDLIHQCVRRIFACDFAPSEQGVMYDDYEMILQTGVASRMLAGAAIAEGDNDQ, encoded by the coding sequence GTGTCATTTGATCTTTTTCCCGAATTGCTGTGCCGACGCGAGTTTCTCGGCTGGGATCGGCCCTTGCTGCCCGGGGTGGTCCGCCATTTCATCGATCAGGCGGGCGAAAACGGCCGTTTGGACTTGGGCGATTGGATTTTCGTCTTGCCGACGGCCCAATCGATGCTGCGTTTCGGCCGGCTGTTGCAATCGGCTGCCGATGCCCAGGGATTCGACTATGTCGCGCCCCGCATCACGACGTCGGGAGACTTGGCCGAACATCTCTACCAACCCGAGAAACCGATCGCGATCGAGTTCGAGCAGACGCTGGCTTGGGCCCGCGTGTTGCGTCATCGCGACGCCGACTCGCTGCGGCCGCTGCTGCCCGTGCTGCCGGAATCCGAAGCGATCGGTCCCTGGCTGGAACTCGCCGGGACGCTGCGGCGATTGACGGCCGATCTGGCTGCCCACGACGTCGGTTTCGAGGATGTGGTTGCGGTCGCCGACAGCGACACCGAACAAGCCCGCTGGGAACTGCTGCAAGAACTGTTTGAACTGTACCTCGGCGAACTCGCCACGGCCGGGCGGAGCGACCCACACCAGCAGCGACGGCGTGCGATCAAGCGAAAGACGATTCGTTCCGGACGCGCGATCGCGCTGGTCGGCACCAGTGATTTGAATCCGTCGGTTGCCAAGGTGATCGCAAACGTCGAACGCGACGTCGTCGCCTTCATCGCCGCGCCCCAGGAAAAACAAGCTTGCTTTGATTGGCTCGGCTGCCTCAAACCGGACGCCTTTGCCGATTTTCAATTGCCGCTGATCGATGACCATCTGGTGCCGGCCGCCGACATCGCCGATCAAGCGACCGCGGTCAGCGAGGCGGTGACGCAATTCGCGACGCGCTATCAACCATCGGAGATTGCCGTCGGCGTGACCGATGATTCACACGTCGCCGCGACCGAAATGCAACTCGACGGATGCGGATTTCCAACCTACCGCCACGTCGGCTGGACCGTCGCGTCGACCGCAGTGGGACGACTGCTTTCCCTCACCGCCACCGTGGTGGCACGGCCGACCTGGCGATCGCTCGCGGCACTGGTGCGGCACGGTGATGTCCATCGTTTCCTGCACGCACAACTCAACACGACCCAGCGCGACACGGCGCCGCAGGACTACCTGGTCCCGCTCGACCAGATGCTCGCCAATCATCTGCCGGTGCGATTGGCCGATCCGCTGCCGCCGGCTGCGCTGAAACACTATCCCGCCGCCGAACAACTGCGCTGCACCGTCCTGGCCTGGCTCTCGCCCCTGGTTCCCGAGCATCTGTCCGACGGACCGCGAGCGACGAAACCGATCGCCGACTGGTGCGAGAGCCTGCTTCAATGGCTGGATTCGATTTATACCGGCGTCGAAACGGCCGATGCGTCTCGGCCCGAGCGCCGGTTGACGGTCGAAGCGGTCGCGAAAGTCCGAGACCTTTTGACACGCTTCACCCAACTCAGCCGCCACCTGGACGCGCCCGTCACCGCCGCGTCCGCGTTGGAAATGATCGCCTCCCGTCTGGCCGATCTGCGTGTCGGACAAGACCAGGACGCCGATGACATTCAAATTCACGGTTGGCTGGATTTGGCACTGGATGATTCGCCGGCCATGGTCGTGGTCGGTTTCAATCATCCCTTCGTGCCTTCGGCGGTCACCAGCGATCCGTTTCTGCCCGGATCGCTGCGTTCACGACTGGGAATCGCCGATAACGAACGCCGCTACGCCCGTGATCTGTATGCGACCCAGTTGCTGTTGTCGACACGCCGAGACATCCGTTTGATCGTGGGCAAGCGTTCTGCCGACGCAGCGCCCACGCCGCCCAGCCGACTGTTGGCTGCGTCGTCGCCCCCGGACGTGGCGCGACGGATTCGGATGCTGTTGGCCGGAACCCGCGACAAGGTCAACATCGCGCACCGTTGGGACAGCGATCGTCAAACGACCGAGCTTCCCATTCCAGAATTCCATCCCGACGCGTGTCCCGTCAAGACGATGAGCGTGACGGCGTTCAAGGCCTACCTTGAATGTCCCTATCGTTTCTACCTGCGGCATGTGCTGAATCTGAAACCCGTCGACGATTTGGCCCGCGAACTGGCGGCCAACCAGTTCGGCGACTTGGTCCATGGTGCGGTCGAGCACTTTGGGGAGTCCGCCGAGAAAGACGAAGCCGACGAAAAGCGAATCTTCGAATCGTTACGCCATCATTTGCACCAGTACGCGGCCGACCAATACGGCGATCACGCCGAAAGCGCCGTTCGTCTGCAAGTCCGTCAAGCCGAGCGGCGCCTGCACTTCGTCGCCGCCGAGCAAGCCCAACGCATCCAGCAGGGATGGAGAATTCACGCCACCGAAGCCAGCGTCGAAGAATCCAAAGGCGCTTCGATCACCGTCGACGGAAAAAAGATGGGATTGCGAGGGCGTTTCGATCGGATCGACCGCAACGTGCAAACCGGACAATGGGCGATCTTGGACTACAAAACCCACGGCCACAAACCGGAGAAAAAACACCTTCGCAAAAACCGCGACACCGGCCAATTCGAATGGATCGATTTGCAATTGCCGCTGTACCGAATGATGGTGCCCTTTCTCGGCATCGAAGCGCCGCCGCAAGAGGTCCAGCTGGGCTATTTTAATGTCAGCGACAAAGCGGAAGAAACCAAAATCAACATCGCCGAGTTCGGCGAACCGCTGATGGACCAAGCCAAGGATCTGATTCATCAATGCGTCCGTCGAATTTTTGCCTGTGATTTCGCACCCAGCGAGCAAGGCGTGATGTACGACGATTACGAAATGATTCTCCAAACCGGTGTCGCCAGTCGAATGCTGGCCGGTGCGGCGATCGCGGAAGGAGACAACGACCAATGA
- a CDS encoding UvrD-helicase domain-containing protein, which produces MSTEVTSRDRSPGDVFLDGNLPPVLVRASAGTGKTYRLTARLLQILFQGAAPESILATTFTRKAAGEILERILLTLAEAADPENDSALEELRRQVGLETLPRSMCLQLLQRLVANIHRIRICTLDSLFTQLAKSFPFELQLPPVWRLTDEIEEAWLRERAIDSMVSMLQPGELATLLAMLSKGETKRSIVRELIQIVSGAYTKARQTTPDAWTNLDAPTAPDDAALTSAAGSFRMAEPPQKTVRAKLDAMAELLETRQFDSLATETLIKNYAKAKRNGEPTKLGRSALPDGLDDALGALYAAARSNTLSLLAAQNDATGQVLALYDGQVAQLKQSLRTLGFDDIAVRLAKQFSKVDHRSISRRLDGAIDHVLLDEFQDTSPAQWQVLRPLASRSADAAIDPDPDPEAAVKRSFFCVGDTKQAIYGWRGGVAEIFDAVSAEIDGVESVEQNTSFRSSPVIMDLINRVFQHLSRHRIADAASDGHDADKATYEARAVTQFAKRFPQHVAFKASLPGYARMETCEKIDSRDGAEKTQACYQLAARRIAELSRAAPDRSIGVLTRTNKGVAHLIFLLEQLGVDVSQEGGNPLVDSAAVDLILSAFMMAEHPADGRWKFHVDHSPLGQVDGMSADYVRDLVTEVGIARAVQHLAAVLAPVCGPRDTTRLKQLVQLAVAYEPNATDRLRDFVRMVREKRVERPQSAAVRVMTVHQSKGLEFDAVFLPELDGNLTGQPPLCIADSRNLTEPPVGLSRFLTSEAWHFLDTRWRKAFGRDAAGKMTEALCLLYVAMTRPRQALYMIVQPCKPDDKKPAALIHAALGVDTNPSEGDTLLYEDGDSNWYEQ; this is translated from the coding sequence ATGAGCACCGAAGTCACATCCCGCGACCGTTCCCCCGGCGACGTGTTCCTGGACGGTAACCTGCCGCCCGTGTTGGTGCGGGCGTCGGCCGGCACGGGAAAAACGTATCGTTTGACCGCACGACTGTTGCAGATTCTGTTTCAAGGGGCGGCCCCCGAATCGATTCTCGCGACCACGTTCACACGCAAAGCAGCGGGCGAGATTCTGGAGCGGATCCTGTTGACGCTGGCCGAAGCGGCCGATCCGGAAAACGATTCGGCGCTGGAGGAGTTGCGTCGGCAGGTCGGTCTGGAAACGTTGCCACGCAGCATGTGTTTGCAACTGTTGCAGCGACTGGTCGCAAACATTCACCGCATCCGAATCTGTACCTTGGACAGCTTGTTCACCCAGCTGGCCAAATCGTTTCCGTTTGAATTGCAACTGCCACCGGTTTGGCGATTGACCGACGAGATCGAAGAAGCGTGGTTGCGTGAACGCGCGATCGATTCGATGGTTTCGATGCTCCAGCCCGGCGAATTGGCGACCCTGTTGGCGATGCTCAGCAAAGGTGAAACGAAACGTTCGATCGTTCGTGAGCTGATCCAAATCGTCTCGGGCGCGTACACCAAAGCACGTCAGACGACCCCCGATGCGTGGACCAATTTGGACGCGCCCACCGCGCCCGACGATGCCGCATTGACCTCCGCCGCCGGTTCCTTTCGGATGGCGGAGCCGCCCCAGAAAACGGTGCGCGCCAAACTGGATGCGATGGCTGAACTCCTTGAGACGCGTCAATTCGATTCGCTGGCGACCGAAACGCTGATCAAGAACTATGCCAAGGCGAAGCGGAACGGAGAACCGACCAAGCTGGGCCGATCCGCGCTTCCCGATGGCCTGGATGACGCGCTCGGGGCACTGTACGCCGCCGCACGCTCCAACACCCTGTCGCTGTTGGCCGCACAAAACGACGCCACCGGCCAAGTCTTGGCACTGTACGATGGCCAAGTCGCGCAGCTGAAACAATCCTTGCGAACGCTCGGTTTTGATGACATCGCCGTAAGGTTGGCCAAGCAGTTTTCCAAGGTCGATCACCGCTCGATCAGCCGTCGCTTGGACGGCGCGATCGACCACGTCTTGTTGGACGAATTCCAAGACACCTCGCCGGCCCAGTGGCAAGTCCTTCGGCCGCTGGCGTCTCGATCCGCCGATGCGGCAATCGACCCGGATCCCGATCCCGAAGCGGCGGTCAAACGTTCGTTTTTCTGTGTCGGGGACACCAAACAAGCGATCTATGGCTGGCGCGGCGGTGTGGCGGAGATCTTCGACGCGGTCAGTGCCGAAATCGACGGCGTCGAATCGGTCGAACAGAATACGAGTTTCCGCAGCAGCCCGGTGATCATGGATCTGATCAATCGCGTTTTCCAGCACCTCTCGCGACACAGAATCGCCGACGCCGCCTCCGACGGACACGACGCCGACAAAGCGACCTACGAAGCCCGCGCCGTCACCCAGTTCGCCAAACGGTTCCCGCAACACGTGGCGTTCAAAGCATCGCTGCCCGGTTACGCCCGCATGGAAACGTGCGAAAAGATCGACAGCCGCGACGGCGCGGAAAAGACCCAGGCCTGTTACCAGCTGGCTGCCCGACGCATCGCCGAACTTTCGCGCGCCGCTCCGGATCGTTCGATCGGTGTTTTGACGCGAACCAACAAAGGCGTCGCCCATCTGATCTTCCTGCTGGAACAACTTGGCGTCGACGTCAGCCAAGAAGGGGGAAACCCGTTGGTGGATTCCGCCGCAGTCGACTTGATCCTTTCGGCATTCATGATGGCCGAACATCCGGCCGACGGGCGCTGGAAATTCCATGTCGACCATTCGCCGCTGGGGCAGGTCGACGGCATGTCCGCCGACTACGTCAGGGACTTGGTCACCGAAGTCGGGATCGCACGTGCGGTTCAGCATCTGGCCGCCGTCCTGGCACCGGTCTGCGGTCCCCGTGATACCACGCGTCTAAAGCAATTGGTCCAGTTGGCGGTTGCCTATGAACCCAACGCGACCGATCGCTTGCGAGATTTTGTACGGATGGTGCGTGAGAAACGCGTCGAACGACCGCAATCGGCTGCCGTGCGAGTGATGACGGTTCATCAATCCAAGGGCTTGGAATTCGACGCGGTGTTCTTGCCAGAGCTGGACGGCAATCTGACCGGCCAACCACCGCTGTGCATCGCGGACTCGCGGAATCTGACCGAACCGCCAGTCGGGCTCTCACGGTTTTTGACCAGCGAGGCCTGGCACTTTCTGGATACCCGCTGGCGCAAAGCATTCGGACGTGATGCGGCCGGGAAAATGACCGAAGCGCTGTGCCTGTTGTACGTCGCGATGACACGTCCCCGCCAGGCGCTTTACATGATTGTTCAACCCTGTAAGCCTGACGACAAAAAACCGGCGGCGCTGATCCACGCGGCGCTCGGCGTGGACACGAATCCCAGTGAAGGAGACACGTTATTGTATGAAGACGGAGATTCGAATTGGTATGAACAGTGA
- a CDS encoding pilus assembly protein N-terminal domain-containing protein — MRVNNAKLTSQHGDHSKRIAKRAVLLAVLVASGSTAGGQQPQGGMIQSRFFHQNNAAPGIVRGGAQVAAPMPVGAVQSNPFVAPGQASATPTNGPNQSPTMAGGHVSMAASPVGRVRQNPQFHAAAATGVSDQPLIALGSNAVASATQVEAFDRFGPAPANRPAPANAFAQPSPADPGQLTWAEKTASVKSPAPLAIPTGAAAPIRSAMSSNAASRLTAGHTAPIGVAAEQDSRVIPVTDARDAQSPIQETQPIFFTLSDDTAEAGDAFTSEFQAESDAETAAPRGSVAATPTADHVTESTSPVEPVAKTAVGPDDESTASVQSPAKLPAEPPVQTDPETVPETSEPESSQPKSSQPATPSVAAQTPVKLAPAVNFAAEVLAPLHDNLDDGAKTLDRTDVDADPTDDTGIDELVVSNRARVPPTTKSRVLNAEQHVAAKADSHVPLLLQRKTIAIATPPIELQFAEDDNAVVQSAIDPIRFAAAPAASQDERAADRPTTAANNAGNAGSTDDAEPALIPKAAVAISLEHHSKTVPESAPVGTIAEPDRDAMEKLARRDPVAHRTPLSQPTVSQPTASQPEPLPLPPQATGHSIVTSVAPGIEQIGTDEAPLIAAPVAVNPSRAAAAHTATVHPPNRTTPSSVRAQLASSRHRIERRSIEPDQKRIDVTVPDPNASPSPGAPTQGGEGKRPAVVLQLKRAQVRSMTIGGRVRRFTIENKDVCQAFASSANQIKLIGTGTGQTQLTIWADVADGEPTRKQTFQIEVGEGVDAIGDKVAGHTELLNDSIDQAFPTASVVVSLRGGELIVTGHCDDEDTAKQIVRMVRKSCLVPVQDNLKVR; from the coding sequence ATGCGTGTGAACAACGCGAAACTGACAAGCCAACACGGCGACCATTCCAAACGAATCGCAAAACGCGCGGTCCTGTTGGCGGTGTTGGTCGCGTCCGGCTCAACCGCCGGCGGTCAACAACCGCAGGGCGGGATGATTCAATCGCGTTTCTTTCACCAAAACAACGCTGCGCCCGGGATCGTCCGCGGCGGCGCACAGGTCGCAGCCCCGATGCCCGTGGGCGCGGTGCAGTCCAACCCCTTTGTGGCGCCCGGGCAGGCCTCGGCAACCCCCACCAACGGGCCGAATCAGTCACCGACAATGGCCGGCGGCCATGTGTCGATGGCCGCGTCCCCGGTGGGACGCGTGCGGCAAAACCCACAATTCCATGCCGCCGCAGCGACCGGCGTCAGCGACCAGCCGCTGATCGCGCTGGGATCCAACGCGGTTGCCTCCGCCACTCAAGTCGAGGCGTTTGACCGATTCGGGCCAGCCCCCGCCAATCGACCAGCTCCCGCCAATGCATTCGCCCAGCCCAGCCCAGCCGACCCAGGGCAACTGACTTGGGCGGAGAAAACCGCCTCCGTGAAGTCTCCGGCGCCGCTGGCGATCCCGACCGGTGCGGCCGCGCCGATCCGGTCCGCTATGTCATCCAATGCCGCGTCTCGGCTGACCGCCGGACACACCGCTCCGATCGGAGTCGCCGCCGAACAGGACTCGCGTGTCATTCCGGTGACCGACGCCCGCGACGCCCAGTCGCCGATCCAGGAAACGCAACCGATCTTCTTCACCCTGTCCGATGACACGGCCGAAGCCGGCGATGCGTTTACCAGCGAGTTCCAAGCCGAATCCGACGCCGAGACGGCGGCACCCCGCGGTTCGGTCGCGGCAACCCCAACGGCGGACCACGTTACCGAATCCACCAGTCCGGTTGAGCCGGTGGCGAAGACCGCGGTCGGTCCCGATGATGAATCGACAGCCAGCGTCCAGTCGCCAGCCAAATTGCCAGCCGAGCCGCCAGTCCAGACAGATCCGGAAACGGTTCCCGAGACATCCGAGCCCGAATCTTCGCAGCCGAAATCTTCGCAGCCCGCTACACCATCGGTTGCCGCCCAGACCCCGGTGAAACTCGCTCCGGCGGTGAATTTTGCGGCGGAAGTCTTGGCGCCCCTCCACGACAATCTGGACGACGGTGCCAAGACGTTGGACCGAACCGATGTCGATGCGGACCCGACCGACGACACCGGAATCGACGAATTGGTGGTCAGCAACCGAGCACGCGTTCCACCGACGACCAAGTCGCGTGTCTTGAACGCCGAACAGCACGTCGCAGCGAAAGCGGACTCGCACGTCCCGCTCCTGCTGCAGCGCAAGACGATCGCGATCGCGACTCCGCCGATCGAACTGCAATTTGCCGAAGACGACAACGCGGTGGTGCAGTCGGCGATCGACCCGATCCGCTTTGCAGCGGCGCCAGCGGCAAGCCAGGACGAGCGAGCAGCGGATCGGCCCACCACGGCCGCGAACAACGCGGGGAACGCAGGATCCACTGATGATGCGGAGCCGGCGTTGATCCCGAAAGCAGCCGTCGCGATCAGCTTGGAGCATCACTCGAAAACCGTCCCGGAATCTGCTCCGGTCGGCACGATCGCCGAACCGGACCGCGACGCGATGGAGAAACTTGCCAGACGCGATCCCGTTGCCCATCGAACTCCGCTGAGTCAGCCCACTGTCAGTCAGCCCACTGCCAGTCAGCCCGAACCGCTCCCGTTGCCGCCGCAGGCCACGGGGCATTCGATCGTGACCTCGGTGGCCCCCGGCATCGAACAGATCGGCACCGATGAAGCTCCGTTGATCGCGGCACCGGTCGCCGTCAATCCGTCGCGTGCAGCCGCGGCCCACACCGCGACCGTTCATCCGCCCAACCGGACCACACCGTCCAGCGTCCGCGCACAGCTCGCGTCGTCTCGCCATCGCATCGAGCGCCGATCGATCGAACCGGATCAGAAACGAATCGACGTGACGGTTCCCGATCCGAACGCGTCTCCGTCGCCGGGGGCTCCAACACAAGGCGGCGAAGGCAAACGCCCGGCGGTCGTTCTGCAACTCAAGCGTGCCCAAGTGCGATCGATGACGATCGGCGGTCGGGTGCGGCGATTCACCATCGAAAACAAGGACGTTTGTCAGGCATTCGCTTCCAGTGCCAACCAGATCAAATTGATCGGGACCGGCACGGGGCAGACCCAATTGACGATCTGGGCGGATGTCGCCGACGGCGAGCCGACACGCAAACAGACCTTTCAAATCGAGGTCGGCGAAGGCGTCGATGCGATCGGAGACAAGGTCGCGGGGCACACCGAGCTGCTGAACGATTCGATCGACCAAGCCTTTCCGACGGCCAGCGTTGTCGTGTCCCTTCGTGGCGGCGAGCTGATCGTCACCGGTCATTGCGACGACGAAGACACGGCGAAGCAAATCGTCCGGATGGTCCGCAAGAGTTGCCTCGTCCCCGTCCAAGACAACTTGAAAGTTCGATGA
- a CDS encoding metallophosphoesterase family protein — translation MTTRKILHAADIHLDSPLKKLDRYDSAPSQRIRRASRRALENMTALAIDEDVDLVVIAGDLYDGDWPDQNTGLAFVKEAAKLVTAGIPVLVIRGNHDAANQMTASLPLPKNPDGSDIFLQTGKAESRFLEDIGVAVHGQSFRSRAEKSNLAAKYPDAVAGMFNLGMLHTGLEGATSHAHYAPCTPAGLTEKGYDYWALGHIHVRGDHQIEGGPPIVFSGNLQGRHIGEQGPKGCVLIEVDARNRCRYDFHPLDVLRWHECVIDAGPMQDRDEILDAYQSWLAEQIDACDGRLLVARVRLTGQSSLHAALHQNTEWIRAELQAISVAAGNEQVWLEDVKIRTVMPTDQKISLDFDGPLESLESVLNALRNDPSLASLVEQELSGLSKKLPKELKGDEDQAAFPFGDHQWVAGLVESAAADVVGRLQHDESTAAATGAKK, via the coding sequence TTGACCACACGAAAGATTCTTCACGCGGCTGACATTCATCTGGACAGTCCGCTCAAAAAACTCGACCGCTACGACAGTGCGCCGTCCCAGCGGATTCGTCGCGCGTCACGTCGTGCGTTGGAAAACATGACGGCATTGGCGATCGATGAAGACGTCGATTTGGTCGTGATCGCCGGCGATTTATACGACGGGGACTGGCCGGACCAAAACACCGGGCTGGCCTTCGTCAAAGAAGCCGCCAAATTGGTCACCGCCGGTATCCCCGTGCTGGTCATTCGCGGCAACCACGACGCGGCAAACCAGATGACGGCGTCCCTGCCGCTGCCCAAGAACCCCGACGGCAGCGACATCTTTTTGCAAACGGGAAAGGCGGAATCGAGGTTCTTGGAAGACATCGGCGTCGCCGTTCATGGACAATCCTTTCGCAGCCGTGCGGAAAAATCGAACCTGGCGGCAAAGTATCCCGACGCGGTCGCAGGAATGTTCAATTTGGGCATGCTGCACACCGGGCTTGAAGGCGCCACCTCCCACGCCCACTACGCACCTTGCACGCCGGCCGGGTTGACCGAGAAGGGGTACGACTACTGGGCGCTCGGCCACATCCACGTCCGCGGCGACCACCAAATCGAAGGCGGACCGCCGATCGTGTTCAGCGGCAACTTGCAAGGCCGACACATCGGCGAACAAGGTCCCAAGGGCTGCGTGCTGATCGAAGTCGATGCCAGGAATCGTTGTCGCTACGACTTTCACCCGCTGGACGTGTTACGGTGGCACGAATGCGTGATCGATGCCGGCCCGATGCAGGATCGCGACGAAATTCTGGATGCCTACCAAAGCTGGCTTGCCGAACAAATCGATGCCTGTGACGGCCGGTTGCTGGTCGCGCGGGTTCGCCTGACCGGGCAATCGTCCCTACACGCGGCGCTTCATCAAAACACCGAATGGATTCGTGCCGAATTGCAAGCGATCAGCGTCGCCGCGGGCAACGAGCAGGTTTGGTTAGAAGACGTCAAGATTCGAACCGTGATGCCGACCGACCAAAAGATCTCACTCGATTTTGACGGGCCGCTCGAAAGTCTGGAATCGGTTCTAAACGCTCTCCGTAACGACCCCTCGCTCGCCTCCCTGGTCGAACAAGAACTGTCCGGGCTGTCGAAAAAACTTCCCAAGGAATTGAAGGGCGACGAGGACCAGGCGGCCTTTCCGTTCGGCGATCACCAGTGGGTTGCGGGGCTGGTCGAATCCGCCGCGGCCGACGTCGTCGGGCGGCTTCAACACGATGAATCGACCGCCGCTGCGACAGGAGCCAAGAAATGA